The DNA window CCAAGAATGTATCTGGATTTAGAGTGTAGGGGGTTAGGCCACTGTAAATGTGGAAAAGGAATGATTTTAGCCCTTCTTACCGACCCTCCCTGTATTTCAGCACAACCCCTAATGCTCATTATGGATGCCTGGTATTTGtcagaggtgtttttttttaatggtgcgtttgtggtttttgttttttctgttgaGACTTGTTCCACATCAGTAGAAgggtgtgaaaaatgtgaattCCAGGGACCTGGCTTTTGAGTAAAATTGTGACTTGTAAGTTTTAATTTACACCAAATGACCTAAAGGCCAGTGTGCCTTCTAATTACGTTTCTGACCTAATTCACTGGACTTAATTTTAGTGTAGATGAGGATGATGATTTCTCTGTAAACTCTTACACCTTTCCTTCATTATTTTCTCTAGGAATTGGGAAGGTGAAGagcagaaaggggggaatgagagacaCGGCCTCCAACGCAGACGCAGACATGTATGCAGATAACGGCGAGCGGCTGTACGACCTCAACCTTCCCGCCCTGGTCAAGTTCAGCTACACAGCTGAGCGCGAGGACGAGCTGTCTCTGGTGAAAGGCACGCGGGTGGTGGTGATGGAGAAGTGCAGTGACGGCTGGTGGCGCGGCAGCTACAATGGGCGCTCTGGCTGGTTTCCGTCCAACTACGTGACGGAGGACATGGATGGGACGGCGGGGGGAGGCGGCATGGGTGGGCTCGGAGACCCGGCCGGATCGCTAACGGAGAAGCTGGCCGCCGTGATGAACAGCACCACAAACGggaacagagtgctgcacacGGTCCAGGCGCTCTACCCTTTCAGCTCGGGCAACGACGAAGAGCTGAACTTTGAGAAGGGCGAGGTGATGGAGGTGGTGGAGAAGCCCGAGAACGACCCGGAGTGGTGGAAGTGTCGCAAAGCAGACGGACAGCTGGGCTTGGTGCCTAAAAACTACGTCACTGTGCTGGACTCCAGCTCCCATAAACCCGGAGCGGGGCCTGCTGGGCCGCCCACACCTGACTGTGACTACATCTCACCCTCAGGCACCGGGCGCTTCGCCGGAAAGGAGTGGTACTACGGAAAGGTGACGCGCCACCAGGCGGAGGTGGCCCTCAACCAGAGAGGCATAGAGGGGGACTTCCTCATCCGAGACAGCGAGTCATCGGTCAGTAGCCTACACCTGCTTACCAAACCATCATTGATGTATTGTGCATGGCTTACAGCATTAAGGCCCCTGTACACCGTGCGATTTGCGCTGTCTGAGACGAAAGTTGTCAGAAATGTGTTCAAATCTTCGGTCGTCGGTCCAAAAGGGTGGTCCTAGATTGCACTGTGAGACACATCCACATACGGCCGAATTGGAGCTTTGGCGACTGTCTGAAACGTTGGACCAAATTCTCACAATGTGACTGCTGCTGTGAATGCTACAATTTTGTCGCACAGTCTAAAGGCGCCTTTACTCAGGAGGTAGAAATGTTAAAAGCCCTGTCTGAACATGTATGTATTATAACCttgtctttccttttcttttcacagCCAAACGACTTCTCCATCTCCCTGAAGGCGCAGAGCAAGAACAAGCATTTCAAAGTGCAGCTGAAGGAAAGCCTTTACTGCATTGGACAGCGCAAGTTCAACTCCATGGAAGAGCTTGTTGAACACTACAAAAAGGCCCCCATCTTTACCAGTGAG is part of the Sander lucioperca isolate FBNREF2018 chromosome 23, SLUC_FBN_1.2, whole genome shotgun sequence genome and encodes:
- the nck1b gene encoding cytoplasmic protein NCK1 isoform X2 is translated as MDMANLFKHFFRIGKVKSRKGGMRDTASNADADMYADNGERLYDLNLPALVKFSYTAEREDELSLVKGTRVVVMEKCSDGWWRGSYNGRSGWFPSNYVTEDMDGTAGGGGMGGLGDPAGSLTEKLAAVMNSTTNGNRVLHTVQALYPFSSGNDEELNFEKGEVMEVVEKPENDPEWWKCRKADGQLGLVPKNYVTVLDSSSHKPGAGPAGPPTPDCDYISPSGTGRFAGKEWYYGKVTRHQAEVALNQRGIEGDFLIRDSESSPNDFSISLKAQSKNKHFKVQLKESLYCIGQRKFNSMEELVEHYKKAPIFTSEQGDKLYLIKALAAS
- the nck1b gene encoding cytoplasmic protein NCK1 isoform X1; this translates as MTEEVIVIAKFDYMAQQDQELDIKKNERLWLLDDSKSWWRVRNATNKTGFVPSNYVERKNSARKASIVKNLKDTLGIGKVKSRKGGMRDTASNADADMYADNGERLYDLNLPALVKFSYTAEREDELSLVKGTRVVVMEKCSDGWWRGSYNGRSGWFPSNYVTEDMDGTAGGGGMGGLGDPAGSLTEKLAAVMNSTTNGNRVLHTVQALYPFSSGNDEELNFEKGEVMEVVEKPENDPEWWKCRKADGQLGLVPKNYVTVLDSSSHKPGAGPAGPPTPDCDYISPSGTGRFAGKEWYYGKVTRHQAEVALNQRGIEGDFLIRDSESSPNDFSISLKAQSKNKHFKVQLKESLYCIGQRKFNSMEELVEHYKKAPIFTSEQGDKLYLIKALAAS